The Stutzerimonas stutzeri DNA window GAAATCCCGCCGTTCGCGCCGGGCGATACCGTCATCGTTCAGGTGAAGGTGAAGGAAGGCGACCGTCAGCGTCTGCAGGCCTTCGAGGGCGTGGTAATCGGCAAGCGTAACCGCGGCCTGAACAGCGCTTTCACCGTTCGTAAGATCTCCAACGGCGTTGGCGTCGAGCGTACGTTCCAGAGCTACAGCCCGATGGTTGACAGCATCAGCGTCAAGCGTCGCGGTGACGTGCGCAAGGCCAAGCTGTACTACCTCCGCGCGCTGTCCGGCAAGGCCGCCCGCATCAAGGAAAAGCTGGTCTAAGACCTCCTTTCCGCGAATCGAAAAAGCAGCCCTCGGGCTGCTTTTTTCGTTTCTGCAGCCTCGAAGCATCGCGCTGCGGTGACTACAGGCGGTCAACGCAGGCCGGGTTGCGCTTGCCGAGGCCCTGGCCCGCCTCGGC harbors:
- the rplS gene encoding 50S ribosomal protein L19, coding for MTNKIIQQLEAEQMTKEIPPFAPGDTVIVQVKVKEGDRQRLQAFEGVVIGKRNRGLNSAFTVRKISNGVGVERTFQSYSPMVDSISVKRRGDVRKAKLYYLRALSGKAARIKEKLV